Genomic window (Pseudopipra pipra isolate bDixPip1 chromosome 7, bDixPip1.hap1, whole genome shotgun sequence):
AGtttggaaaatataaaatatgccTGAGAGAAATGCCAAAGCCCTTAACTCATGGGGCAACGTTCAGAGAACACAGAGGGGGGTAAAGAGCTCTCGGTGGCGTTTACTGTGTGCATCAAAACTTCCCAGTTGTTGAGGGCTGTGTCTGCACAAGGGATATTTGTTAACAAATGGAAGCCCTCAGATGATGGTGAAAATGATTTTATGCAAAATAAGTCTCCGTTTGCAGGCAGAAATCGTCTATTTGCAACAAGGAGAGAAGTTGTTTTTATTAGAATACTGGGAAAAAATTGTCGGAATCCATGGAAAAATGGAAGTgaaggtttaattttttttttttttttattcggGGTGTGTTAACTGGAAATCAAACCTGTGGTTCGATGGCTCCAGCAGTGCCCACCGACTCCAGTCCCAGGCACAGCAAGGGGAGAAGGGATGGGTCATCCCGATGTGCAGGAAGGGTTAAATTCCTCAGTGCAGCgggggctgggagctggtgggGTCTGTCTTTCGAAATCCTTGTGCTTGGTGAGATCTGGAGATCGGGAGCCCAGGTGAGCCGGGATTCTCCCCTCCGaggggtgggagctggggggaacatcacagattggtttgggttggaagggaccttaaagatcatctccttccaaccACCTTCCTGCTGGAAACTCCCTCCTGTCTGAGCACAGGGGTCACAGGGTGGTCACACCCCCCAGCCCACCTGGGCACCAAGATCACCTGTCCCGGGTGGTGCCACCTTGAGCTCACCTTGTCTGGGTCTCTGCGGGCTGGAATAATGATGTTTGCCAAGGGATTGAttacagcagtgctgggatgaCCCTGGGCTttgggacacctgggacacccgTGATTTCAGCGGGAAATCAGTACGGGCTCGCTTTCCCCTCCCGTTTTTATCCAGCCCTGAAAGAAGGTGATGGAAGAGCGTCGTGAGCGAGGAAAGACTGGAAGGACCCGCTCCCAGCatcttttctgggaaaatgcGACCTGAGCTCCgcttccagcagcaaagggacaGCGCAGGAGCTGCTCGTGGCATCTCCTCCTTCCGCAGGGCGCTGCAGGGCAGGACATCAGCGGGAAAACTTGGGATTTCGGCTCCAAAGGATCTGGCTCCCCCTTGTGCTCCCCGTGCTTATGGCAGGAAAAGTCTGATGGGACAAACCCATCCCCTCGTGTCCAGCCCGAGAACTGGATCCTTCAGCAGCTGTTAGTCAGGACCTGACCCGACCTGGACCAACTCCATAATCTGGTGCCCTTGGGCTTGCCGGGAAACATTCCCGGGGCACGGGGAGGGAATTGGATGTGCAGCTCCATATGCAGAGTTGTGACCATCAGCCAGAGCTTCTGCTTTGGAGAAAATCCACCTTTTTCTGTGCGATCCAATCCAAACAACAGCACTGCCATTTGTGACCCCCTCAGTCCCGTGTCCTTTCTCCATCGTGGCAGGAATTTAAGGAATATCAAACTATTCACCTGTACAAATACAACAGAACTTTGTTTCTCCACTATTTTAcccaggtttgttttttttcctttggtgctCTGTGTAGCAGGTGCTGATCCACACTGCTCCTCTGACAAAGGTGGGAGCAGTAATGACAGGGGAAATCCACcttaaaactggttttaatGCAACaccccagcaccagcagctgctggaattAGAGGTGGTGTTTCTCCTTAAACGAATTACTTTTAGGATGTTTCTTTAAAGGTCATTAATGGGTGTCAGGAGACAAAGGAAAGCTGTGTTaggcaaagcagaaaaagggaCTTGTTTTCCAGCAGATGTTCTACAAATCCAAGGAAAAAGTAACTACAACCAGACCAGGTGCTGTCAGTTCTGAGTGGTGCATTTTCCTCgagttttctggtttgttttaaagcacaattaaaattaatgatgaattattttttattctctcagcCAAGTTGTCTGGTTATcttcaggcagctgctgcagaaatcaGGGAAGACTCCCATCCTCTAATTGTAGGTGAACATGGCAAAGTATCTACATGTGATTTctcttgatttaaaaaagaGGGATGGAAAAGGTCCTTCCACCAGTAACTGCAGCAGATTGAAGGGCAGAAGCCCCAAGGACAAGGGCAGAATTATTTGGAATTAAATTGGATGGAATCCATGTATCCTGTAAACTCCAGCCACGCTCCATGTGAGGGAAGGAGCCACCACGAAGGTTGTGCAATGGAGAAGGCATTTCCCAgccttccctggccctgctctacagctgcttttcccttgcACAAGATGTGCAGCAAAACAGgaacgtgtgtgtgtgtgtttgtggagCCTCCTGAGAGCCCAACTGGAGCCAAGAGAGAGCCTGTGAAATCCATCTCCTCTCCTGGTGGGATCCTGTCCCCATCCGACCCCCGTGGGCTGCAGGTACTGACTCACCCACCACCCTGAGCTCACCCCCAGCTGagaattattttccattttccaatGGCTTTGACGCTTCTGAGTCTCCAGTGTGGCTGGATGAAGACGTGTGacaattgttttaaaaaataagttatttatTACTAATCCTATTCATTTTTCTTGCACATTGTTgggggtctgtgtgtgtgtgtgtgttaaaatAAGACACGTGGCTCCCAAAAGCAGCAAGTGCTTCTTCCACCAGCAAATGTCCCTCTGGGATTAGAATCTTCCAGGAGATGTGACAGATCTTTTGTAGTACGTGCTCCTGTAACAAATGCAGCTCAAgggtggcaggggcagggtTGGTGCCAAGGGACCTGCAggaagggctttttttttttccctaatggGAAAACCTCCTTCCAGCAGGAATGGAATCCGTCTTTTCCATCCCCCTGTGATGAGATGCACAGGTACAATGGGGAGTGAAGAGGCTTtgtcctccctcccctgcccagagcagccctttGTGTCGGGGATGGTAAACAATTCCAGTCAATCATTCCTGCTCCATCCACCTCCCCCATCCCCTCCGGTCAACACGGACATTGCTTCTGCCTCCAGATTATTTAATATTGTCTAAAATGTCTAATATTTTCCTGCTAAGGGTTGTCTCTCAAATCCTCAGGTTTCTAAGGTGTTTACCCCACTGACAGGGAACTGCTGGCATTCGTggcctttttattattttttaggcTTTTTCAGTGCCTTAAATCAAAATTAAGCTTTGTATTTTTACAACAtgaattatatataatataataatataatatagacaatataatataataataatgtaaTGCCCTCTTGGCAAAGGGCAGCAAAGTGTGGGCACAGCACTAAGGACAAATGTTTTGTTGAGGAGCCACAAACAAATACTTTATTCAAATGAAAGTGCAGACCTGAGAACACTGAGCCACAGTCAGCAGAGATCTAGGAACAACATCTGATAATGTTTTCCCGGATGTTATCCAACAGAAACAAACACTCAATGCCTTTGTCAAGTGGAGTTTAATAGAGACAGCAGTGCTTTTGCTTGCCATAAAAATAACTGAGAGCTGGCAAGCGTCTGACCAGCCCTACCTCTGATTTGTTCTGCTGTATTTGTTGAAGTACTCGCGGTAATGACCAAATTGCACTATTTTTTTGCTGAGCACCCATTGTTTTCCGTGGTGTCTGCACCGCGAAGGAAGGAACAAACGCTTTGCTCGTGATGTTTATTCTGCCGAGGTGttgtttatgtatttttccagcaaaagctgggctgtgctgatgCAGAAATCCCGTCCCTGTGCGGAGTCGAGCCTTGGGGCAGCTCAGTCAGGCACAGATGTAGGTGCCAGGACCTCTGTACCACCTCTAGTACcgccctgccctggcacagcccccagcacccgGCCCAGGTGCCAAAGGTGGGGCGTTTCCAAGGCAAATCCGACGTGGAAAAGCAGCCCTGGAGCACAACAATAGCTCCTATTTACCGCTCCTGGATGCCTATTTACTCAGCGCTccacaaaccaaacaaccctTTTGTCTGAAGGCCTGACCCCCCTCGGAACGGGAGCAGATGGGAGAGCGCTGGGAACAATGGGATAATGCTGGAGGGGCCCAGCACTCCCGGCCAAGGACGAGGGGGCCGAGGAGGAGCTGTTCCAGCTGAACCACGAGCCAGCAAGAACGTTTTATTCAGCTGCGATGTTTTCAAGGTTTTTTGACTGAAAATCGTTGGGTTAGAATGACTCGCCGGGCGGTGAGACCTCAAGGACGCTTGTACCGCTCCTGCAAACTGTTCTGAAGTCAGCCTTGGCTCAAAAAACCACTCTCAGCCAGCAGCAACCAGTCTGGATTCAAAGCAACACCAGTGCCACTGGTTTAGCAGTCGAGCCCCCAGCGTTTACTGAGGCAAATAGGAAATACCAAAGCTCTgaatcagataaaaaaaaagaggctctTCGGAAAAGACAATCTGGACACTGGAAAAGAGCACTAATTTCATTAAAGGATTATCCTTCATTGAGGATTTTCTCTTTGACAAGGTTGAAAAGCAGCCCATCTTTGCTTGAGCTCTTGTGGGGAGGACCCAAAACCCCCCATGGATCATCCAGAGCCTGACCAAGCATCCACCTTCCACCCCAGCTCCAACCCCCCTGGAGAACCTACACAGTCCACAGGGGAACTTGGAAGGGATTAAATCTTTAAATGCTACTCCCCCCACTTCCcattcagcaaagcacttaagctcatcatcttcctgctttgacataatttttaatacaCTGGTTTAACAACTTCATCTTCCGTTGGCATAACTGCAACGGATAATCAGTCATGACAAGAAAATGCCTAAAGCATTTCTGGGGCTTCAGGTTTGGGCTTCCAACCAAAAATCTGGGATTTGGTTAAAAGAACACGGACACGGGTGTTTTGTGCAAGTAACTTCTTTAATGGCATAAAACCCTAAAACTTTTCTGCACATCAGACAAAAGTGCTCTGTGTGATTTGACAAAACAGTCTGGACACGCTGATACCACAAAATAAGAGCTATTTTCTAAACTggttatataaaaaaaaaacctttggaCCCAAAAAATTGGACCCTTGCAATAGGATATAGAAATAGATTTGCCTAAACAGAACCTGATTCAAAAGTCCAAATGCCCCAGGATTTTCACATCAAACCTTTGGACATTCATGTCTAAATAACATGTTGTCAAGAGATGCTGCAGAAGCCAttacagctggaaaagaaacaTTACTGCTCCCATGAAGACAAACCTGCCTATTTTCTACTGTGAAAACCTCCCCATGCCATATTCTCAGGCCTTTCTCAGGACATGACAAGGCTGTGAATTTAATATGCATTTAGTTCTGTCAGGTGTCAAAGCTCTCTTTGTGCATCTCGGGGACGAGAAGGTTCTCCTGCAGATCCAGGTGACAGGAAAAGGCCCCCACTGCTTTTTGCAGTGGTCACCTGCCTGCACAAAGGAACACACCCTCACTGCAGTGCCTCCCACCAGGTTGGCTGGCCCTGCTTTGTCAccctcttgaaaaaaaaatctcttttcttacCACgtgctccctgccagcaagatGGAATGAGTGTGCATTGAGCCAACACAAGGAAAATGAGGCTGTTTCTGGGTAGAAGAGGCTTGACTTCTTCGGCCTCTGAGCTCATGAGTGAGGCAGAGAGCAATGGTTTCCTGTCCTGAACTTAATCTGGTCTTTGGGGGGAACAGGCCTGTCCACCCTCATGTGCAGAGTTCCCCTCTCAGCCACACAGTGGGAGATCTGCAGTGCCACAATCTGTGTGAGGAGCACAGAGAGCAAAGATCTGAACACTCACCTTCTACCTGGTGAGACTCTTACTGCTCATTTCCTTGGTCAACTCAAAAATGTCTGAAGAAAATCCTATCACCTCAGCGTGGGCATCATGAGGAATGACCAAAACCTGAGGGTAAGAGGATTTTAGCCTTTCACACAGCCATTTGTGTCTCTGCTTTTCATCTCTGGGGCATTCCTTGAAGGAGACCCTTATTTTCCGTAAAATGCTGTGGAGTTTTATGGACTGatcttcaattttctttttgacaCTCGATACCTGTCCAGCATCAGCCCTTCCAGCATTCTCCACACACACTGTAGTTATATCACCATCAGTGACAGCAGAAATTGCAACATCATTTTCTTGGAATATCCAGGGAAAGAAGTGCTTCATGTAGTGATATATATCTGTGTCAAGAACAACCACTTGTTTTCCCCCATCTCCATCAGGAACAAAATTCCTCCTCTCCATGGTCCTTCTGTCTTCCTGTAGCCTCCTCCTCAGTCTCTGATGGGATTTACTTTCCTCTCTGTTGTCCTTCTCTGAGAGGGATTTTGCTTTTAGTAAGAGAAAGTCTCTGAGCACTTTGAtggctggaaaggagccttGGACAGCAATCTGCCCGTCGGACTGCAACGGCCCGAAGCGcaaatccctgctctgctttttcatttcttccacCAGATCTTCTAAAACAAACTGGTCTTTGAAAACAGCCATGTTGAGGACAGATGTGACAGAGCTGAAGACCTGGAATTTCGAATTGGAGAAGTTAAGGAATGGGTCACACAGCAGTGGAAGCAGAAGCAGATGAATTATGCAGGAGCTCACCTTTTCACAGTAAGGGGTCACTCTCAGGGGATAGGGCTGGGACAGCCTCTTGTCTTCCAGTTGATGGTCACCCTTCTTCAGGACACTCTCCACAACTAAAGAGAAAGCCAGAATCACTTGTGGAGCAGCAGAATAACGTGTCACCCCTAGTCTGAGGGAACCCTCAACGTGTTTCCCAACCATTCCCCAAACACACACGCAGGCGGCTCCATCCTCTGACCCAGTATTTTATGTATGAGTCAAAACTGCTCAGGGAGGCAGAAGCCTGTCTCCTCAGAACATCAGCTGGCAGAGATTTATTCTCAAAAGCCTGACTACAAGAATAAAATGCTAGGCATGGTacaaatttcttcctaaaaaccaaacagaactcTTTGCTGATGGCTGAGTCGTTACTTCAGCGAGCAGAAATAAAATCCCTAAACTTTGACTGGCTCAAAGGGAGGTTTTAATCCTCCAGTCCATAAAATTCTAGTACTAATACACAGTTTAAAATCATTTGGCTTAGGGCTGATTCTCCAGGGGATGGCTGTACTTTAATAGATTAATCTAAATACCTTCTTGATCTTCAAAGGTTACGTAGGCGACTCCTCTATTCCCTGTGGGATAAGTCACTTCTGCCACGTCTCCACCGTTATTCCTCGACTTTTGGAAGTGGATGGTGAGGATGTCAGCCATGACATCATCCTGCAGAAGGCCATCTGGGACACCAGCAATGACAACTGTCCTTGTGGATTTGGCAGCTCTTCCTGTTGCCTGTGCAGAGGTGGCACATGGTAAATGCAGGGAATACCCGTGACCTGCCGTAGGGATCACCCACATTCATCCCAATCCCTGGAGTGACTCCCCTTCCCTTTGCATTTAGCAAGTTAATTAAAGCTGCTGAATCAGATCTCAGTGCATGCCAGGCTCCCTCAGGCACCCACATCGCTGTGCACTAAAAAATGGCCTTAAATGTAATTTACACCCTCTCAGGATCTTCTGAAAGCGGTAAAAATTAGCACTAAATTCAAGTTTCTCAAGTGGAAGGTCCAGTGTCACACTGATAATGTTGCTTCCTCCAAACCTAACACTCAAAATGTGAAGAGAATGAAAACTGTAATTGCATGGACTGCTCAGTCAGGATTCCTTCCAGAGCGGAAGGGTCAGATTCCGACTGTCCTTACTTGTTAAATTCACAAGACATGGCTCTGGGGTTGTGCTCTGACTCATCTCTCTCCATTTATTAAATGGATAACCTTGTTAAATTGGGAGAACATAATCCCAGTCATCCGAGACTCGCAGTGCATGAAACAACTAACTGCACACATGATTCTCATCAGAGCAAACCCCCAGCACAGCAAACATGAAACCCATCCTAAATAGGCTCTGCAGCCTTGTCTTGCTAAGAGaagcatattttctttcccttcttacTACATGGACATAAACAGCAATATTTCACTGGGAATATCAGGGCAAAATCACTGTAAATACTGGAACACTGACTAAATTTAGTAGCAGTTCATTGGCTTtctggaagaaaggaaataaatttagtATGTCTGAGCTGCCAGTAACTTCAGAGAGACTGGGCTCGAGGTCAGTCACTCTGTGTAAATTCTTTACACTTctcttagttttttttctggaccTGGGCTGCATAAAACATGAGGGCCacaaagcaggatgtgtgtccAAATCCCTGGGGGCCACCACGAGGAGACAGATCCAGCGAGGCTGTGCAACCATGCAAGCTTTTAATTCATAGAGACACCGGGCCTTCTTTTATCACCCATCAAACTTAAAGAGCCAGGAGCTTTAATTATATTAGGCAATTATTTTGGTGGTAATGTTCGTGTGAAAGCAAGTCCCTGCACTAATGAGACAACACGAGGGGAATATAAACATGGTGCTCCCAAGATCCATGCAGGATTTTTCTCACGCTTCCCGAGCTCTCAGCTGCCAGACAGCATCTCACACCTTGCCAGCTGGTGTTTGGGAGCAACACTCGTGCCTGCTATTGGggttagggaaaaaaaaaccaaaaccaccacgAACGAACCGTGCATTTAGTGCTGAATCGCTCCCGAGATCAGTCCGTGTGGAGCAGCTGTTCCCGGGCAGAAACACCGGGAGGGGCCGcggggatgggcaggagggagaggggcaggagctcTGTTGTGTCAGTAACCGCTGACAACGGGCTCCTGCCTGCGGTTTCCTGGCAAAGCTGCTCCACGGATCATGGACTCACAGACGGGTTTGGGTGGGATCCTTAAAGATCAACCAGTCCCACCTTCCagtagcccaggttgctccaagccccgtccatcctggccttggacacttccagggatccaggggcagccacagcttctctgcccaacctgggccaggTTCTCTCCatcctcacagccaggaattccttcccaatatcccatctctccctgccctctggcagtgggaagccattccctgtgtcctgtccctccatcccttgtcccccgtccctctccagctctcctggagcccctttaggccctgcaaggggctctcagctctccctggagccttctcttctccaggtgaccccccccagctctcccagcccgtttccagggcagaggggctccagccctccagggacaccttccccagccagggttgctccaagccccgtccagcccaGCCTTGGTCACGGCGGGAGCTCAGGAATGAGGCctcacccacagccctcacagtTCTCAGTGCtactggaaaggaaaacatcaaCACTGCGGGGGGAACTCGGGGCTGCGGCACCTCTGGACACCCACCCGGCACCGTGCGCTGCCACCATCCGCTCGCTCCCCTCCCACTGCCTTCCTTCCcacccttttccttcccttttatCCCTGCAGGCGGGAGGAGGCCGCTCTCCACTCACGCTTCGCCGGCCTCGCTCCCCCCGTCCCTCGGTACTTGCCATGGCCGCCGCTCCGCCCGGACGGGGGTCCCGCCGGGAGGAGGTTCCTGCCGGGACGGGGGTCCCGCCGGGAGGAGGGTCCTGCCGGGACGGGGGTCCCGCCGGGAGGAGGTTCCTGCCGGGACGGGGGTCCCGCCGGGAGGAGGGTCCTGCCGGGACGGGGGTCCCGCCGGGAGGAGGCCCAAGAGCTCGGGGAGCTCGGCTCGGGCCTCCCCGGCCCGGGGGGGAAGCGAAAGCGAAAGcggcagggaaggaggaggagcgGGGGGGCTCCGCCGCCCGCCCTGCGGAGAAACAACCCGCCGAGTTCCGCTGCTCCCGGCGGGAATCCCCGCCAACAGCGGCCTGGGCAACAGCGGCCTGGGCTGGGACACGCGTGGAGAGGGACAtggacagggagagggacacACACGGGCAGGGACATGCGCGGCAAAGCACACGCATGGCACAGCACACACATGGCCCAGCACACGCATGGCACAGCACACACGTGGTGAGGCACACGCGTGGCAATGAGGttcaagcaggccaagggccgggtcctgccctttggccacaacaaccccctgcagctgcaggctgggccagaggggctggagagcagccaggcaggaagggagctgggagtggggatggacagggagctgaacaggagccagagtgtgcccagggggacaagagggccaatggatcctggcctggctcaggaacagggtggccaacagggccagggaagggattcctgccctggactcagcgctggtgaggccacccctggagtgctgtgtccagctctgggccctcagctcaggaaggacatggaggggctggagcaggtccagaggagagcaacaaggctggggaagggactggagcacaagtgctgtgaggagaggctgagggagctgggggggctgttcagcctggagaagaggaggctcaggggagacctcctcactctgcaactccctgacaggaggggggagccgggggggggttggtctcttctcccaggcaatgatcagcaagacaagagggctcggtcttaggctgtgccaggggaggtttaggttggagattagaaagaatttctttgcagagagggtgctcagccattggaatgggctgcccagggaagtggtggattctctgtccctggaagtttttaagagtggcatcagtgccatgggctgggaaccacagcggggttggatcaagggttggacttgatgatctcggaggtcccttccaacccagctggttctatgattctgtgaacacaCGTGGCAGCACACACACGGCAAAGCACACATATTTCAAAGCACACATATGGCACAGCACACACGTGGTAAAGCACACACATGTCAAAGCACACACATGTCAGCACACACACGGCATGGCACACACATGGCACAGCCCACACATGGCACAGCCAGACATATGTCAAAGCACACATATATCAAGCACACGTGTCACCGACACTGTATTCTTATTTTTCACCATTAAAAGCAGTCACCAGCCTTCGTGTGGCACCACTGCTTTAAACTTTAACAGTGTAATCATCATCATAAACTGTAATTCATCAGGGAGAATTCATCAGCAAGACACTTACACTCATTGCCTTAAAATGTTACTTAAAATGTAATCTTGACTTTAGGTACTTAAAACCTGCAGCTTCTCACTACTCTGCACACTGGGACACCTTATGAGAATTTTacactttctccttttttaaggATTTAGTCCTCAGTATTTAACAATGAGGCACAGCTAAAATTCATGACATTTTTTGCCTTCTTCaggtttttccccctttcttttcaGGGTGTCTGATTTTACCAAGTTTTTAAAGTGTGCAGAAGCACATAATCTCCATAAATACTTCAGTACTgctcttctttttaattattcttattATTACTTCCCAATGGTCAGGTAATCAATCCATGCCTTTGCATGCACTAAACAGCAAGAGGTGCTACAGTCACATGTATCTCACTCAATAGtaaattcaaaataaactgCTGCTTGCAGGCTTTTAGTTTCCCTTGT
Coding sequences:
- the RBM43 gene encoding RNA-binding protein 43; translation: MRVLCRACPCPCVSLSLSMSLSTRVPAQAAVAQAAVGGDSRREQRNSAGCFSAGRAAEPPRSSSFPAAFAFASPPGRGGPSRAPRALGPPPGGTPVPAGPSSRRDPRPGRNLLPAGPPSRQDPPPGGTPVPAGTSSRRDPRPGGAAAMATGRAAKSTRTVVIAGVPDGLLQDDVMADILTIHFQKSRNNGGDVAEVTYPTGNRGVAYVTFEDQEVVESVLKKGDHQLEDKRLSQPYPLRVTPYCEKVFSSVTSVLNMAVFKDQFVLEDLVEEMKKQSRDLRFGPLQSDGQIAVQGSFPAIKVLRDFLLLKAKSLSEKDNREESKSHQRLRRRLQEDRRTMERRNFVPDGDGGKQVVVLDTDIYHYMKHFFPWIFQENDVAISAVTDGDITTVCVENAGRADAGQVSSVKKKIEDQSIKLHSILRKIRVSFKECPRDEKQRHKWLCERLKSSYPQVLVIPHDAHAEVIGFSSDIFELTKEMSSKSLTR